In a single window of the Streptomyces sp. HUAS ZL42 genome:
- a CDS encoding transketolase C-terminal domain-containing protein, which translates to MLKQTEGSRAVAETVAYCRPEVVAAYPISPQTHIVEEVSRLVKSGALTPCEYVNVESEFAAMSMCIGASAAGARTYTATASQGLLYMVEALYNASGLGLPIVMTVANRAIGAPINIWNDHSDSMSQRDSGWIQLYARDNQEAADLHPQAFRLAEELSLPVMVCMDGFVLTHAWERIEVPEQAQVDAFLPPYEPRQVLDPDAPVSIGAMVGPDAFTEVRYLAHAKQMQALAAIPRVAAEFREVFGRDSGGLVHPYACEGAETIVVALGSVLGTICDVVDEMREDGVRIGALGITSFRPFPLDAVRAVLGGARRVVVLERALAVGIGGIVSANVRTALSGIQLDGHTVVAGLGGRAITKASLHRMFDDAIAGRLEQLTFLDLDTALVERELARMARTRRSGPSAENILRDVGSNR; encoded by the coding sequence ATGCTCAAGCAGACTGAGGGATCGCGCGCCGTCGCCGAGACCGTCGCGTACTGCCGGCCGGAGGTCGTCGCCGCCTACCCCATCTCGCCGCAGACCCATATCGTCGAGGAGGTCAGCCGTCTGGTGAAGTCAGGTGCGCTGACACCCTGCGAGTACGTCAACGTCGAGTCCGAGTTCGCCGCGATGTCGATGTGCATCGGCGCCTCGGCGGCCGGCGCGCGCACCTACACGGCGACCGCGAGCCAGGGCCTGCTGTACATGGTGGAGGCCCTCTACAACGCGTCCGGCCTGGGCCTGCCGATCGTGATGACGGTCGCCAACCGGGCCATCGGTGCGCCCATCAACATCTGGAACGACCACAGCGACAGCATGTCGCAGCGCGACTCGGGCTGGATCCAGCTGTATGCCCGCGACAACCAGGAGGCCGCCGATCTGCACCCGCAGGCGTTCCGCCTGGCCGAGGAGCTGTCGTTGCCGGTGATGGTCTGCATGGACGGCTTCGTGCTGACTCACGCGTGGGAGCGGATCGAGGTGCCGGAGCAGGCGCAGGTGGACGCGTTTCTGCCGCCGTACGAGCCCCGGCAGGTCCTGGACCCGGACGCACCGGTGTCGATCGGCGCGATGGTCGGCCCGGACGCCTTCACCGAAGTGCGCTATCTGGCGCACGCCAAGCAGATGCAGGCCCTGGCGGCGATCCCGCGGGTCGCCGCGGAGTTCCGGGAGGTATTCGGCCGGGACTCCGGCGGGCTGGTGCATCCGTACGCCTGCGAGGGCGCCGAGACGATCGTCGTCGCGCTCGGATCCGTGCTGGGCACCATCTGCGACGTCGTCGACGAGATGCGCGAGGACGGCGTGCGGATCGGAGCGCTGGGGATCACGTCCTTCCGTCCGTTCCCGCTGGACGCGGTGCGGGCCGTGCTGGGAGGTGCCCGCCGCGTCGTCGTGCTCGAGCGGGCACTCGCCGTCGGTATCGGTGGCATCGTCTCGGCGAACGTGCGTACCGCGCTCTCCGGCATCCAGCTCGACGGCCACACGGTGGTGGCCGGGCTCGGCGGCCGCGCGATCACCAAGGCGTCGCTGCACCGGATGTTCGACGACGCGATCGCCGGACGGCTGGAGCAGCTGACCTTCCTGGACCTCGACACCGCGCTGGTGGAGCGGGAGTTGGCGCGGATGGCACGGACCAGGCGGTCCGGCCCGTCCGCGGAGAACATCCTGCGTGACGTGGGGAGCAACCGATGA
- a CDS encoding thiamine pyrophosphate-dependent enzyme — MSAAPQVRFYQVGSFAAGNRLLGPELQSDQADPDRSNALTSGHRACQGCGEALGARYVLDAAQRAAGGKVIAVNATGCLEVFSTPYPETSWQLPWLHSLFGNAPAVAAGVAAALRAKGRTDVRVVGQGGDGGTVDIGLGCLSGMFERNDDVLYVCYDNEAYMNTGVQRSGATPPTARTATTQAVGEEPGAPFGQGKSLPLIAMAHEIPYVATATVAGLRDLEAKVHRAMRMRGARYLHVLVPCPLGWGTASCDTVRIARLAEQCGLFPVFEAVDGEVTDVTPIRRRVPVEEYLRPQKRYAHLFEPEPRKDVVARLQRAADRNIARFGLLAHEEVSS, encoded by the coding sequence ATGAGCGCCGCACCGCAGGTGAGGTTCTACCAGGTGGGCAGCTTCGCCGCCGGAAACCGGCTGCTGGGGCCCGAGTTGCAGTCCGACCAGGCCGACCCGGACCGCTCCAACGCGCTCACCTCGGGCCACCGCGCCTGCCAGGGCTGCGGTGAGGCGCTCGGGGCCCGGTACGTCCTGGACGCGGCGCAGCGTGCGGCCGGCGGCAAGGTGATCGCCGTCAACGCGACGGGCTGTCTCGAGGTGTTCTCGACCCCGTATCCGGAGACCTCCTGGCAACTGCCGTGGCTGCACTCCCTCTTCGGGAACGCACCCGCCGTCGCCGCCGGAGTCGCCGCCGCGCTGCGTGCCAAGGGCCGCACCGACGTCCGCGTGGTCGGGCAGGGCGGCGACGGCGGCACCGTCGACATCGGCCTGGGATGCCTGTCGGGCATGTTCGAGCGCAACGACGACGTCCTGTACGTCTGTTACGACAACGAGGCCTACATGAACACCGGCGTGCAGCGGTCCGGGGCCACTCCCCCGACGGCGCGCACCGCCACCACGCAGGCCGTCGGTGAGGAACCCGGCGCTCCCTTCGGGCAGGGCAAGAGCCTGCCGCTGATCGCGATGGCGCACGAGATCCCGTACGTCGCCACGGCCACCGTCGCCGGTCTGCGCGACCTGGAGGCCAAGGTGCATCGGGCGATGCGGATGCGCGGCGCCCGATATCTGCACGTGCTGGTGCCCTGCCCGCTGGGCTGGGGCACGGCCTCCTGCGACACGGTGCGCATCGCGCGGCTCGCCGAACAGTGCGGCCTGTTCCCGGTGTTCGAGGCCGTGGACGGTGAGGTCACCGACGTCACCCCGATCCGGCGCCGGGTGCCGGTCGAGGAGTACCTGCGCCCGCAGAAGCGGTACGCGCACCTCTTCGAACCGGAGCCCCGCAAGGACGTCGTCGCCCGTCTGCAGCGGGCCGCCGACCGCAATATCGCCCGCTTCGGGCTGCTCGCGCACGAGGAGGTGTCGTCGTGA
- a CDS encoding 2-oxoacid:acceptor oxidoreductase family protein: MFQVRIHGRGGQGAVTAAELLSVAAFVEGRHAQAFPSFGSERTGAPVVAFCRIDDRPIRVREPVTVPDALVVQDATLLHQVNVFEGLRPDGSVLINSPRTIAELGLAELAADVPHGRALTVPATAPALRRFGRPVPNAVLLGGLAALTGCVLISSLTTAIEERFPGELGAANAAAAREAFDHVRAQREEPAHAQAD, from the coding sequence GTGTTCCAGGTACGCATCCACGGCCGCGGCGGCCAGGGCGCCGTCACCGCCGCGGAGTTGTTGTCGGTGGCCGCGTTCGTGGAGGGCCGCCATGCACAGGCGTTCCCGAGCTTCGGATCGGAGCGGACGGGAGCGCCGGTCGTGGCCTTCTGCCGGATCGACGACCGGCCGATCCGCGTGCGCGAGCCCGTGACCGTGCCCGACGCCCTGGTGGTTCAGGACGCGACGCTCCTGCACCAGGTGAACGTCTTCGAAGGGCTGCGGCCCGACGGCTCGGTGCTGATCAACTCGCCACGTACGATCGCCGAACTCGGCCTGGCGGAACTCGCCGCCGATGTCCCGCACGGCCGAGCCCTCACCGTCCCGGCCACCGCCCCGGCCCTGCGCCGTTTCGGGCGACCGGTGCCGAACGCCGTCCTGCTCGGCGGTCTCGCCGCGCTCACCGGGTGCGTCCTGATCAGCTCGCTCACCACGGCGATCGAGGAGCGGTTCCCGGGTGAGCTCGGCGCGGCCAACGCGGCGGCGGCACGGGAGGCCTTCGATCACGTCCGTGCCCAGCGCGAGGAGCCGGCTCATGCTCAAGCAGACTGA
- a CDS encoding NAD(P)-binding protein, giving the protein MREKPFAITLDVGSSLANHTGAWRTERPVYVDRMPPCNQACPAGENIQQWLYHAESGDYESAWRQLMRDNPLPAVMGRVCYHPCETACNRVQVDNAVGINAVERFLGDEAIRRGWTVRAPSATSGKRVLVVGSGPAGLSAAYHLRLLGHEVTIREAQELPGGMMRYGIPHYRLPRHVLDAEIDRILALGVVLETGTRVDDVLAAQRDGGFDAVFLAVGAGIGKRAYIPAGDTAHILDAVALLGSMEGEGPPMLGRRVAVYGGGNTAMDAARTARRLGATDAVVVYRRTRERMPAHDFEVEEALEEGVRVKWLSTIKHADGGRLTIERMRLDETGFPQPTGEFEELPADTVVLALGQESDLSLLQDVPGMNVDHGMVQVAEGLMTGRQGVFAGGDMVPAERTVTVAVGHGKKAARHIDAYLRGTTHDPGPKHAPADFARLNTWYYADAPAAVRPRLELARRVSTFDEVVQGLDESTALFEARRCMSCGNCFECDNCYGVCPDNAITKLGPGKGFSVDLDYCKGCGLCAAECPCGAIEMVPED; this is encoded by the coding sequence GTGAGGGAGAAGCCGTTCGCGATCACCCTGGACGTGGGGTCCAGCCTGGCCAACCACACCGGCGCCTGGCGCACCGAGCGTCCCGTCTACGTGGACCGGATGCCGCCGTGCAACCAGGCCTGTCCGGCAGGCGAGAACATCCAGCAGTGGCTGTACCACGCCGAGAGCGGCGACTACGAGTCCGCGTGGCGGCAGCTGATGCGGGACAACCCGCTGCCCGCCGTGATGGGCCGGGTCTGCTACCACCCGTGCGAGACCGCCTGCAACCGCGTCCAGGTCGACAACGCGGTCGGCATCAACGCCGTGGAGCGGTTCCTGGGCGACGAGGCGATCCGGCGCGGCTGGACCGTGCGCGCCCCGTCGGCGACGTCCGGAAAGCGTGTGCTGGTCGTCGGCTCCGGACCGGCCGGGCTGTCCGCCGCGTACCACCTGCGGCTGCTCGGCCACGAGGTGACGATCCGTGAGGCGCAGGAGCTGCCCGGCGGGATGATGCGGTACGGCATTCCGCACTACCGGCTGCCCCGGCACGTGCTGGACGCGGAGATCGACCGCATCCTTGCCCTGGGCGTCGTGCTGGAGACCGGCACCCGCGTGGACGACGTGCTCGCGGCGCAGCGGGACGGCGGCTTCGACGCCGTGTTCCTGGCGGTGGGCGCCGGCATCGGCAAGCGTGCGTACATCCCGGCCGGGGACACCGCCCACATCCTCGACGCGGTGGCGCTGCTCGGCAGCATGGAGGGCGAGGGCCCGCCCATGCTGGGCAGGCGGGTCGCCGTCTACGGCGGCGGCAACACCGCCATGGACGCGGCACGCACCGCCCGCAGGCTCGGCGCCACGGACGCCGTCGTCGTCTACCGCCGCACCCGGGAGCGGATGCCCGCGCACGACTTCGAGGTCGAGGAGGCCTTGGAGGAGGGCGTGCGGGTGAAGTGGCTGTCCACCATCAAGCACGCCGACGGGGGGCGGCTCACCATCGAGCGAATGCGGCTCGACGAGACCGGCTTCCCGCAGCCCACGGGCGAGTTCGAGGAGTTGCCGGCCGACACGGTGGTCCTCGCGCTGGGCCAGGAGTCCGACCTGTCCCTGCTGCAGGACGTGCCGGGCATGAACGTCGACCACGGCATGGTCCAAGTGGCCGAGGGGCTGATGACGGGGCGGCAGGGCGTCTTCGCGGGAGGCGACATGGTGCCCGCCGAGCGCACGGTCACGGTGGCCGTGGGGCACGGCAAGAAGGCGGCGCGGCACATCGACGCGTATCTGCGCGGAACGACCCACGATCCGGGACCCAAGCACGCACCCGCCGACTTCGCGCGGCTCAACACCTGGTACTACGCGGACGCGCCCGCCGCGGTGCGGCCGCGGCTCGAACTGGCCCGGCGTGTCTCCACGTTCGACGAGGTGGTACAGGGACTCGACGAGTCCACTGCGCTGTTCGAGGCGCGGCGCTGCATGTCGTGCGGCAACTGCTTCGAGTGCGACAACTGCTACGGCGTCTGCCCCGACAACGCGATCACCAAGCTGGGGCCCGGCAAGGGGTTCTCCGTCGACCTCGACTACTGCAAGGGGTGCGGGTTGTGCGCGGCCGAGTGCCCGTGCGGGGCGATCGAGATGGTGCCGGAGGACTGA